Proteins encoded in a region of the Methylobacterium radiotolerans JCM 2831 genome:
- a CDS encoding glutamate--tRNA ligase: MTLVRFAPSPTGYLHIGNARPALLNALFARRTGGRFLLRLDDTDAERSTEAFAEAIGEDLAWLGIVPDLFARQSARTAQHDAAADRLRAAGRLYPCYETPEELERRRRRQLGRGQPPIYDRAALRLTGDERAALEAEGRRPHWRFLLEARTVGWDDLVRGPAHVDCASLSDPVLIRADGSYLYTLPSVVDDADLGITHVIRGEDHVTNTGVQVQIFEALGAAVPVFGHHNLLTTADGEGLSKRLGHLSLRGLREAGYEPAAVRSLAVLTGSAESVRAVPDLDTLAGLVDLGEISRAPARFDPAELDGLNARLIHAMPYREAAARLADLGIPADRAEAFWLAVRANLSRVPEAAPWWRVVTGPVEPVLTEPAVIAAAVESLPPEPFGPETWNAWTTEIRTRTGAKGRGLFMPLRLALTGLEHGPDLAGLLPLIGRERAARRLSGAAA; the protein is encoded by the coding sequence ATGACTCTCGTCCGCTTCGCACCCTCGCCGACCGGGTATCTCCATATCGGCAACGCCCGGCCGGCCCTGCTCAACGCCCTGTTCGCCCGCCGGACCGGCGGCCGCTTCCTGCTCCGCCTCGACGATACCGACGCGGAGCGCTCCACCGAGGCCTTCGCCGAAGCGATCGGCGAGGATCTCGCGTGGCTCGGCATCGTGCCCGACCTGTTCGCCCGGCAGAGCGCCCGCACGGCGCAGCACGACGCCGCCGCCGACCGCCTGCGCGCAGCGGGCCGGCTCTACCCCTGCTACGAGACCCCGGAGGAGCTGGAGCGCCGCCGCAGGCGCCAGCTCGGGCGCGGCCAACCGCCGATCTACGACCGGGCGGCGCTGCGGCTCACCGGCGACGAGCGGGCGGCGCTCGAGGCCGAGGGCCGCCGGCCGCACTGGCGGTTCCTGCTGGAGGCGCGGACCGTCGGCTGGGACGATCTCGTCCGCGGCCCGGCCCACGTCGACTGCGCGTCCCTGTCGGATCCGGTGCTGATCCGCGCCGACGGCAGCTACCTCTACACGCTGCCGTCGGTGGTGGACGACGCCGATCTCGGCATCACCCACGTGATCCGCGGCGAGGACCACGTCACGAACACCGGCGTGCAGGTGCAGATCTTCGAGGCCCTGGGCGCGGCCGTTCCGGTCTTCGGCCACCACAACCTGCTGACGACCGCCGACGGGGAGGGCCTGTCGAAGCGCCTCGGCCACCTGTCGCTGCGCGGCCTGCGCGAGGCCGGCTACGAGCCCGCGGCGGTGCGCTCGCTGGCGGTGCTGACCGGCTCGGCCGAATCGGTCCGGGCGGTGCCCGACCTCGACACCCTCGCGGGCCTCGTCGATCTCGGGGAGATCTCGCGGGCGCCGGCCCGGTTCGACCCGGCGGAGCTCGACGGCCTCAACGCCCGCCTGATCCACGCCATGCCGTACCGGGAGGCGGCCGCGCGCCTCGCGGATCTCGGGATCCCTGCGGACCGGGCCGAGGCCTTCTGGCTCGCGGTGCGCGCCAACCTGAGCCGGGTTCCGGAGGCGGCGCCGTGGTGGCGGGTCGTGACCGGTCCGGTCGAGCCGGTGCTCACCGAGCCCGCCGTGATCGCGGCCGCCGTCGAGAGCCTGCCCCCCGAGCCGTTCGGCCCGGAGACCTGGAACGCGTGGACGACCGAGATCAGGACTCGCACCGGCGCCAAGGGCCGCGGCCTGTTCATGCCGCTCCGGCTCGCGCTGACCGGCCTCGAGCACGGGCCGGACCTCGCCGGCCTGCTGCCGCTGATCGGGCGGGAGCGGGCGGCGCGCCGGCTCTCCGGCGCGGCCGCCTGA